The region ACAAGAGCTGCGATGGAATTTTCAGGAATACCGCAGAGGCCAAAGCCGCCGACGACCAAAGTCATTCCGTCTTTAATGCCTTCAAGGGCCGACATGGCATCTTTATAAACTTTTTTGCTCATGATGTTTCTCCAAATGAAAAAGGCCACCCGGTGAGGGCAGCCTTTGAGGCACTACGCTTTTTCGATAATAAGTGCGACAGCTTCACCGCCACCAATACACAAAGTCGCAAGACCATAGCGTTTGTTGTGAGTGTGAAGAGCGTGAACCAAAGTCGTCAAAATACGGGCGCCAGAAGCACCGATTGGGTGACCGATAGCAACCGCACCACCGTGCACGTTTACTTTTTCAGCAGGGATTTCCAATTCTTTCATTGCCACTTGAGTAACAACTGCGAACGCTTCGTTGATTTCCCAAAGATCGATATCGCCCACTTTCAAGTTGGCTTTAGCCAACGCTTTTTTGATAGCGCCCACAGGAGCCGTCGTGAAGTACTTTGGCTCATGTGCGAACGTGCCATGTGCCACGATTTTTGCAAGTGGTTTGATGTTGCGTTTTTTAGCTTCAGATTCAGACATCAAAACGTGAGCCGCGCCACCGTCATTGATTTTTGAAGCATTCGCTGCCGTGATTGTTCCCGCTTTATCAAAAGCAGGTTTCAATCCAGGGATTTTATCGAAGTTTGTGTTGAAGGGTTCTTCGTCTTTATCGATAACTACGTCACCTTTACGACCCGCAACAGTTACCGGAACGATTTCGTTTTTGAAGACGCCATCAGTCCAAGCTTTTTGTGCTTTTTTGTAGGAGTCCACAGCGAAAGCATCTTGTTGCTCACGAGTGAAGTTGTGCTCTTTCACGCAGATTTCTGCTGCACTTCCCATGTGGAAGTTATTGTACGGATCCCATAGACCATCTTTGATCATGGAGTCTGTCATTTGCGTCGCACCCATGCGGTAGCCTGTGCGAGAATTTTCAAGCAAATGCGGCGCCAGTGTCATGTTCTCTTGACCACCTGCCACTGCAATTTTTGTATGACCCAATTGGATGTTATCTGCGGCAAGCATAACTGCTTTCAAACCAGATCCACAGACTTTATTGATCGTCATGCAAGGAGTGTTGTTACTAAGTCCAGCATAAAGAGCTGCTTGGCGAGCAGGAGCTTGGCCCACACCGGCAGTTAATACTTCACCCATAATGACTTCATCGATTTCATTCGGAGAAACATTCGCACGAGTTAGAGCTTCTTTAATCGCAGCTGCGCCTAGTTTGGGAGCAGGTACTGCACCGAAACCACCTTGAAAGGATGCGACAGGAGTTCTGACGCTGCTGACAATCACTACATTTTCCATAATTCACCTCTTCATGTTGAAAATCTAAAAAAAATTATCTTAAATAGAGTCTGAGTCAATATTTCAGAATTTGGAGACAACGCATGTCAGCGATCACGGTCATCTTGATAAGTCTTTTTGTTCAGCCTCTTTTTGCAGCCACAATTGAGGCACCTGTGCAAGAAGGGACTCGCTTGGTTCTCAAAGGTTTTGAAGCGCAAGTGCAGCTTAATGCGGTGCCGGGCGCAACTTCTGCGAAGATCTCTGGCGTCGACGAGTCAGGGTACGAAGGTTCTTATGTGGTTACAAAAAAAGATAATACCATCGAAGTGAATATGGTTGAATTCGGCAGTAAGAAAACCTGGATGAATGCCTTGCCGAAAGCGAATTCTCAGCTGAAAAAAATCGAAATTTCTGGGGTTGCAATTCCGGTTGAAATCCAACTGAAAGGTGGCAGCGTTATCGCTCAGAAATGGAGCAAAGATCTGAAAGTGAGTATGACTTCAGGTCGTGCCGTGGTAAACAACGGAACAGGTTCTTTGCAGCTTTACGTGCAAAAAGGTGAGATCAGCGTGACCGACCACGTGGGTCGCGTAAACGCAGACGGCTATTCCGGAGCGATGAAGTTGACGAATGTCCAAGGTGATATCGACGCCTCCCTGTTTTCGGGACAGTTAAATATCGAAAAGGTTCGCGGCTTTTTGTCTCTTTCGACGCAACAAGCGACAGGAAAAGTGAATCAAGGTTCAGGTACAATTCAATTTGAAAATGGCAAAGGCAGTTTGAATCTGCAAGGTTTCCAAGGACGTCTTGAGGGGCAAAATCAAGATGGAACAGTTAGCATCACAATGGCGATGGACTCCGAAGTCGATGTGAAAGCTAAAGCCGGTCGCATCAATATCACTCCGCCAGCTGCTTCGGGAGCTAGCGTCAATCTGTACACGGTGGATGGTGAGATCTTCGTCCCTAATGAGTTGAAAGTGAACAAATTGAGCTCTGAGAAAAGTGTTCGTGGCAGATTGCGTGGCTCGACACAAAGAGGCAGCATTTCTGTGCGCAGCCAAGAGGCGACAATTCTAGTGAAATGAGTTGACACTCAAGGCTCTATGGCTCAGGTATTTGAAGGTACATTTATCATCGCAACTAGGTAAAAATATGGCAAAAATCGTTAAAAAGAAGCCCGCAGCGAAAGCACCAGCAAAACCGGCTAAAAAAGCCCCAGTAAAAGCTGCGTCAAAACCTGCACCTAAAAAACCAGCTCCGAAGACTGTCGTTAAAAAGAAGGTTGAAGCGAAAGCTCCTGCAAAGGCAGCTCCGAAAAAACCTGAAGTTAAGAAAAAGGTCGAAGCCAAGGTAGAGTCTAAGGCGAAAGTTCCTGCGAAAGCAGCGAAGGAAGTCAAAGAGACTAAAGCCGAAGTTGCAAAAAAAGAGAAAGTCGAAAAGAAAGCCGCTCCAGCTGCAGCAACGCCTGCACCGGAAAAGGCCTCTGCGTCTAAGAAGGATGCGAAAGCAGCCAAAAAAGGCGCTAAAGGCAAAGGTAAAGAAAAAGACGACTCTGAAATGGATGATGATTTTATCGCCGATGACGATGAAATGATGGGCGATGAGATCGGGGAGTACGAAGAGGAACTGAAGGCCGTTGAAGAGGCGGACGAGGAAATCGACGTTGTTGAAGAGTGGGCTCCTGAAGAGAAAGATAAGTCAGACGAAGAAATCGTTTTGACGGATGCTGAAGGCCGTCGTTACTGCCGCGCTCGCGATTGCGATCAGGTTGCGATTGTCGATGTTTACTGCCGTTACCACTACCTGTTGTTCTGGAAGAAGATCCAAGTTCGTAAGAAGATCCTTACGGATGGTAAACTTGAGCGTTACGTCGAGGAATTAACGTCACGTTACCCTGATAAGTTCCTTGAGATGATCCGTCGCGATTTGCGTACAGAGAAAGACTTCTTGGCAGCTATCCAAGAGCTTGAGATCGACGAATCAGCAGCAGAAAACGAATTTGAAGAGGATACAAACGCCTTTATCGAAGAAGTTCGTGGAATGGGCGATTCTGGCGGAAGTGCGTCAGACGACGACGAGTACTAGCACTAGCAAAGGCTGGAAAATTGAAGCCTCACTCTCGCGAGTGGGGCTTTTTTGCGTTTGCGTCATGAAATTTTGTAGTACATATTTCATTGCCATATAGAACCCAAATTGGTACCAGTAGCCGCAAGTTACCTAAATATATGTTGGAAATACGGTCCGACGTTTCTACCTGCCACCATTTTAATGGCAGACTATTTGGAGATTAAATGAAGAACTTATTCGTTCTTTTCGCGATCCTAGTTGCATCCGCTACTTCACACGCACAAGATCAATTCCCGATTGGGCCAGATCATAATCTGACTCCGGGTTCATTGTGCTCTCGTCCGACGGAACACCGTTACCCAGAAGGTATTAACTACTGCGAGCGTGACGTTGATTCCGACGTTAAAAGAGGCCGCTT is a window of Bdellovibrio sp. SKB1291214 DNA encoding:
- a CDS encoding thiolase family protein, which encodes MENVVIVSSVRTPVASFQGGFGAVPAPKLGAAAIKEALTRANVSPNEIDEVIMGEVLTAGVGQAPARQAALYAGLSNNTPCMTINKVCGSGLKAVMLAADNIQLGHTKIAVAGGQENMTLAPHLLENSRTGYRMGATQMTDSMIKDGLWDPYNNFHMGSAAEICVKEHNFTREQQDAFAVDSYKKAQKAWTDGVFKNEIVPVTVAGRKGDVVIDKDEEPFNTNFDKIPGLKPAFDKAGTITAANASKINDGGAAHVLMSESEAKKRNIKPLAKIVAHGTFAHEPKYFTTAPVGAIKKALAKANLKVGDIDLWEINEAFAVVTQVAMKELEIPAEKVNVHGGAVAIGHPIGASGARILTTLVHALHTHNKRYGLATLCIGGGEAVALIIEKA
- a CDS encoding DUF4097 family beta strand repeat-containing protein → MSAITVILISLFVQPLFAATIEAPVQEGTRLVLKGFEAQVQLNAVPGATSAKISGVDESGYEGSYVVTKKDNTIEVNMVEFGSKKTWMNALPKANSQLKKIEISGVAIPVEIQLKGGSVIAQKWSKDLKVSMTSGRAVVNNGTGSLQLYVQKGEISVTDHVGRVNADGYSGAMKLTNVQGDIDASLFSGQLNIEKVRGFLSLSTQQATGKVNQGSGTIQFENGKGSLNLQGFQGRLEGQNQDGTVSITMAMDSEVDVKAKAGRINITPPAASGASVNLYTVDGEIFVPNELKVNKLSSEKSVRGRLRGSTQRGSISVRSQEATILVK